In Felis catus isolate Fca126 chromosome A3, F.catus_Fca126_mat1.0, whole genome shotgun sequence, a single genomic region encodes these proteins:
- the LOC109498514 gene encoding pantothenate kinase 2, mitochondrial-like: MGAGRLGVPMERHGRAADTYASAGEPAPEGPDGRRRELLRRRASSASEPPVGSSASASAEGIRRNRPGSYSGAPSASRQRVESLRKKRQQRCTCKPERGERESQAGPRGMRC, translated from the exons ATGGGAGCGGGCCGGCTCGGCGTGCCCATGGAGCGCCACGGCAGAGCGGCCGACACCTACGCCTCGGCGGGGGAGCCGGCGCCCGAAGGGCCTGATGGGCGGCGGCGGGAGCTGCTGCGGCGCCGGGCGAGTAGCGCGTCGGAGCCCCCAGTCGGGTCCTCTGCCTCGGCTTCGGCAGAGGGCATTAGGCGAAACCGGCCCGGCTCCTACAGCGGCGCTCCCTCGGCCTCCCGTCAGCGCGTGGAAAGCCTCAGGAAGAAGCGGCAGC agagatgcACCTGCAAGccggagagaggggagagagaatctcaagcagg cccgcgtgGAATGCGGTGCTAA